CAACCGTTGAAACCCAGTCAGACAGTTCTGCGCCCTCTGAAGCGCCTACTCGTTCTCGTAAAGCCTGGTTCTGGAGTTTGCTGATCCTATTTCTAGCAACTGGTGGCATTATCCTTTGGCGAATACTCGCTCCTGGTGGCGCACCACGTCCCTCTGTTGCCCAACAGCAGAAAGCACCAACTCCAAAAGCGATTGAAACGATCGCCCTGGCAACTGGAAGTGCTACAAAAAGTGTGCAGCTTTTAGGACAGGTGGAAGCCAGTCAGCAGTCAATACTTCGCGCTCAAACTAATGGGATTGTTGAGAAAATCTTGGTGCAATCGGGTGATCGCGTCAAGGCAGGAATGACGATCGCTATCCTAGACGACTCCGATCAGCAATTAGCGATCTCCCAAGCACGGGCACAACTAGCTCAGCAGCGTAGCAATTTGGCACGCTTGGAAGTAGGTACTCGTCCAGAAATTATTGCTCAACGTCAAGCAACAGTCACATCTGCCAAGGCCCGAGAGCTGGAAGCACGGGATAACCTGAAGCGCACCAGCGATCTTGTTAAACAAGGTGCTCTGTCTCAAAGATTACTCGTGGAAGCTCAAACACAATTGGATAACATCCAGGGAGAACGGTTAGAAGCCGAAGCTGAGCTGGCTGAAGCCAAAGCTGGGCCAATTCGAGAAGAAATCGCCGCTCAACGGGCAAACGTAGAAGCAGCTCAAGCTACCCTAGCTCAAGCAGAACTGGCACAGCAACGTACTCGCGTTGTGGCATCCGAAGCAGGTGTGGTGCAGACTCGCCATGTTAGTAATGGTGATTTGGTG
The sequence above is a segment of the Mastigocladopsis repens PCC 10914 genome. Coding sequences within it:
- a CDS encoding efflux RND transporter periplasmic adaptor subunit, with the translated sequence MSISGDQASTVETQSDSSAPSEAPTRSRKAWFWSLLILFLATGGIILWRILAPGGAPRPSVAQQQKAPTPKAIETIALATGSATKSVQLLGQVEASQQSILRAQTNGIVEKILVQSGDRVKAGMTIAILDDSDQQLAISQARAQLAQQRSNLARLEVGTRPEIIAQRQATVTSAKARELEARDNLKRTSDLVKQGALSQRLLVEAQTQLDNIQGERLEAEAELAEAKAGPIREEIAAQRANVEAAQATLAQAELAQQRTRVVASEAGVVQTRHVSNGDLVQSSGQIVTLVAGDRFDIFLELPEELSSQVTPGMTIDLTTRALTQWKQRATITAVVPSADAASRRQRVRVQINNPPPGLLPGMAIAGNLNMPSNRSSFVISRDAVTRRQNQWLVFTVADGKARQIQVEMVADMGKNVAIYHPTLRGGQPIVLRGGDGLQDGAPVKTVSGI